In Balearica regulorum gibbericeps isolate bBalReg1 chromosome 2, bBalReg1.pri, whole genome shotgun sequence, one DNA window encodes the following:
- the CDCA7L gene encoding cell division cycle-associated 7-like protein isoform X1: protein MVRRGWRRRRRRGAAAAAAAAGSAANRGKKQIPKEVADVFNAPSDNEDFPGFQDDASRQRLLSEDSNAIFDSPESGKKGVRFQSRYLTEELQKIFTEDTDSETEVFEGFTSSEVDANKKGVLVKAVESDLSDEERDNLLGSEEEEEEEAKKKASPKRRSFGLRVALQFPPRKSSEKKVPEENFSNVPLKDSESLTPLSKEISCKQWDKLESSASKSEEDIKETQEESSSALLKRAMNIKENKAMLAQLLAELNSIPDLFPVKTPASTPSKQRKIPRRTFSEGQITRRMNPTRNARPPEKFALENFTVSAVKFAEHFHSYRQQNLLKKRFSVQGNCGVRKRRRSSKYSSYRRVEDITEEDLDNIAITVKDKIYDKVLGSSCHQCRQKTIDTKTICRNQGCGGVRGQFCGPCLRNRYGEDVKSALLDPAWICPPCRGVCNCSYCRRQDGRCATGVLIHLAKFYGYNNVKEYLESLQKQLVDDN from the exons AAACAGATACCCAAGGAAGTGGCTGACGTTTTTAATGCCCCCAGTGACAATGAAGATTTTCCTGGGTTCCAGGATGATGCTTCCAGACAGAGGTTGTTGTCCGAGGACAGCAATGCTATTTTTGATTCCCCGGAGTCGGGAAAAAAG GGGGTTCGGTTTCAGTCCAGATACCTCactgaagaactgcagaagaTTTTCACTGAAGACACTGACTCTGAAACGGAAGTGTTTGAAGGCTTCACTTCAAGCGAGGTGGATGCGAACAAGAAAGGAGTTCTGGTAAAG GCAGTGGAGTCGGACTTGAGTGATGAAGAACGCGATAATTTATTGGGtagtgaggaagaagaggaggaagaggcaaagAAGAAAGCTTCCCCCAAGAGAAGAAGCTTTGGCCTTCGTGTTGCCTTGCAGTTTCCCCCCAGAAAGTCGTCTGAGAAAAAAGTGCCTGAAGAGAATTTTTCTAACGTACCTCTAAAGGACAGTGAATCCCTCACGcctctttcaaaagaaataagctGCAAGCAATGGGACAAACTAGAGAGCTCTGCTTCAAAGTCTGAAGAAGACATTAAAGAAACACAGGAGGAAAGTTCTAGTGCTCTGCTTAAGAGAGCCatgaatattaaagaaaataaagccatg CTTGCCCAGTTGCTGGCAGAACTGAATTCCATACCCGACCTGTTCCCAGTGAAAACACCCGCCTCGACTCCTTCG aaacagaggaaaatccCAAGGAGGACATTTTCTGAAGGCCAGATAACACGTCGCATGAACCCAACCAGAAATGCTCGTCCACCAGAGAAATTTGCCTTGGAAAATTTTACTGTGTCGGCTGTCAAATTTGCAGAACACTTCCATAGTTATAGACAACAAAACCTCTTAAAGAAGAGATTCAGTGTG CAGGGAAATTGTGGAGTGCGCAAAAGGAGGAGATCATCAAAGTATTCCTCTTACCGTCGAGTAGAAGATATTACTGAGGAGGACTTGGACAACATTGCAATCACTGTTAAAGACAAAATCTATGACAAAGTTCTA GGTAGTAGTTGCCACCAGTGTCGACAAAAGACAATTGATACGAAGACAATCTGTCGCAACCAGGGCTGTGGAGGAGTAAGGGGGCAGTTTTGTGGACCATGTCTTCGAAATCGATATGGGGAAGATGTGAAATCAGCACTGCTTGATCCA GCCTGGATCTGTCCTCCTTGTCGCGGGGTGTGCAACTGCAGCTACTGCCGCCGGCAGGACGGGCGCTGTGCCACGGGCGTGCTCATCCACTTGGCCAAGTTCTACGGCTACAACAACGTCAAGGAGTACCTGGAAAG TTTACAAAAACAACTGGTGGATGACAATTGA
- the CDCA7L gene encoding cell division cycle-associated 7-like protein isoform X2 — MVRRGWRRRRRRGAAAAAAAAGSAANRGKKQIPKEVADVFNAPSDNEDFPGFQDDASRQRLLSEDSNAIFDSPESGKKGVRFQSRYLTEELQKIFTEDTDSETEVFEGFTSSEVDANKKGVLVKAVESDLSDEERDNLLGSEEEEEEEAKKKASPKRRSFGLRVALQFPPRKSSEKKVPEENFSNVPLKDSESLTPLSKEISCKQWDKLESSASKSEEDIKETQEESSSALLKRAMNIKENKAMLAQLLAELNSIPDLFPVKTPASTPSKQRKIPRRTFSEGQITRRMNPTRNARPPEKFALENFTVSAVKFAEHFHSYRQQNLLKKRFSVGNCGVRKRRRSSKYSSYRRVEDITEEDLDNIAITVKDKIYDKVLGSSCHQCRQKTIDTKTICRNQGCGGVRGQFCGPCLRNRYGEDVKSALLDPAWICPPCRGVCNCSYCRRQDGRCATGVLIHLAKFYGYNNVKEYLESLQKQLVDDN, encoded by the exons AAACAGATACCCAAGGAAGTGGCTGACGTTTTTAATGCCCCCAGTGACAATGAAGATTTTCCTGGGTTCCAGGATGATGCTTCCAGACAGAGGTTGTTGTCCGAGGACAGCAATGCTATTTTTGATTCCCCGGAGTCGGGAAAAAAG GGGGTTCGGTTTCAGTCCAGATACCTCactgaagaactgcagaagaTTTTCACTGAAGACACTGACTCTGAAACGGAAGTGTTTGAAGGCTTCACTTCAAGCGAGGTGGATGCGAACAAGAAAGGAGTTCTGGTAAAG GCAGTGGAGTCGGACTTGAGTGATGAAGAACGCGATAATTTATTGGGtagtgaggaagaagaggaggaagaggcaaagAAGAAAGCTTCCCCCAAGAGAAGAAGCTTTGGCCTTCGTGTTGCCTTGCAGTTTCCCCCCAGAAAGTCGTCTGAGAAAAAAGTGCCTGAAGAGAATTTTTCTAACGTACCTCTAAAGGACAGTGAATCCCTCACGcctctttcaaaagaaataagctGCAAGCAATGGGACAAACTAGAGAGCTCTGCTTCAAAGTCTGAAGAAGACATTAAAGAAACACAGGAGGAAAGTTCTAGTGCTCTGCTTAAGAGAGCCatgaatattaaagaaaataaagccatg CTTGCCCAGTTGCTGGCAGAACTGAATTCCATACCCGACCTGTTCCCAGTGAAAACACCCGCCTCGACTCCTTCG aaacagaggaaaatccCAAGGAGGACATTTTCTGAAGGCCAGATAACACGTCGCATGAACCCAACCAGAAATGCTCGTCCACCAGAGAAATTTGCCTTGGAAAATTTTACTGTGTCGGCTGTCAAATTTGCAGAACACTTCCATAGTTATAGACAACAAAACCTCTTAAAGAAGAGATTCAGTGTG GGAAATTGTGGAGTGCGCAAAAGGAGGAGATCATCAAAGTATTCCTCTTACCGTCGAGTAGAAGATATTACTGAGGAGGACTTGGACAACATTGCAATCACTGTTAAAGACAAAATCTATGACAAAGTTCTA GGTAGTAGTTGCCACCAGTGTCGACAAAAGACAATTGATACGAAGACAATCTGTCGCAACCAGGGCTGTGGAGGAGTAAGGGGGCAGTTTTGTGGACCATGTCTTCGAAATCGATATGGGGAAGATGTGAAATCAGCACTGCTTGATCCA GCCTGGATCTGTCCTCCTTGTCGCGGGGTGTGCAACTGCAGCTACTGCCGCCGGCAGGACGGGCGCTGTGCCACGGGCGTGCTCATCCACTTGGCCAAGTTCTACGGCTACAACAACGTCAAGGAGTACCTGGAAAG TTTACAAAAACAACTGGTGGATGACAATTGA
- the CDCA7L gene encoding cell division cycle-associated 7-like protein isoform X3, which produces MVRRGWRRRRRRGAAAAAAAAGSAANRGKKQIPKEVADVFNAPSDNEDFPGFQDDASRQRLLSEDSNAIFDSPESGKKGVRFQSRYLTEELQKIFTEDTDSETEVFEGFTSSEVDANKKGVLAVESDLSDEERDNLLGSEEEEEEEAKKKASPKRRSFGLRVALQFPPRKSSEKKVPEENFSNVPLKDSESLTPLSKEISCKQWDKLESSASKSEEDIKETQEESSSALLKRAMNIKENKAMLAQLLAELNSIPDLFPVKTPASTPSKQRKIPRRTFSEGQITRRMNPTRNARPPEKFALENFTVSAVKFAEHFHSYRQQNLLKKRFSVQGNCGVRKRRRSSKYSSYRRVEDITEEDLDNIAITVKDKIYDKVLGSSCHQCRQKTIDTKTICRNQGCGGVRGQFCGPCLRNRYGEDVKSALLDPAWICPPCRGVCNCSYCRRQDGRCATGVLIHLAKFYGYNNVKEYLESLQKQLVDDN; this is translated from the exons AAACAGATACCCAAGGAAGTGGCTGACGTTTTTAATGCCCCCAGTGACAATGAAGATTTTCCTGGGTTCCAGGATGATGCTTCCAGACAGAGGTTGTTGTCCGAGGACAGCAATGCTATTTTTGATTCCCCGGAGTCGGGAAAAAAG GGGGTTCGGTTTCAGTCCAGATACCTCactgaagaactgcagaagaTTTTCACTGAAGACACTGACTCTGAAACGGAAGTGTTTGAAGGCTTCACTTCAAGCGAGGTGGATGCGAACAAGAAAGGAGTTCTG GCAGTGGAGTCGGACTTGAGTGATGAAGAACGCGATAATTTATTGGGtagtgaggaagaagaggaggaagaggcaaagAAGAAAGCTTCCCCCAAGAGAAGAAGCTTTGGCCTTCGTGTTGCCTTGCAGTTTCCCCCCAGAAAGTCGTCTGAGAAAAAAGTGCCTGAAGAGAATTTTTCTAACGTACCTCTAAAGGACAGTGAATCCCTCACGcctctttcaaaagaaataagctGCAAGCAATGGGACAAACTAGAGAGCTCTGCTTCAAAGTCTGAAGAAGACATTAAAGAAACACAGGAGGAAAGTTCTAGTGCTCTGCTTAAGAGAGCCatgaatattaaagaaaataaagccatg CTTGCCCAGTTGCTGGCAGAACTGAATTCCATACCCGACCTGTTCCCAGTGAAAACACCCGCCTCGACTCCTTCG aaacagaggaaaatccCAAGGAGGACATTTTCTGAAGGCCAGATAACACGTCGCATGAACCCAACCAGAAATGCTCGTCCACCAGAGAAATTTGCCTTGGAAAATTTTACTGTGTCGGCTGTCAAATTTGCAGAACACTTCCATAGTTATAGACAACAAAACCTCTTAAAGAAGAGATTCAGTGTG CAGGGAAATTGTGGAGTGCGCAAAAGGAGGAGATCATCAAAGTATTCCTCTTACCGTCGAGTAGAAGATATTACTGAGGAGGACTTGGACAACATTGCAATCACTGTTAAAGACAAAATCTATGACAAAGTTCTA GGTAGTAGTTGCCACCAGTGTCGACAAAAGACAATTGATACGAAGACAATCTGTCGCAACCAGGGCTGTGGAGGAGTAAGGGGGCAGTTTTGTGGACCATGTCTTCGAAATCGATATGGGGAAGATGTGAAATCAGCACTGCTTGATCCA GCCTGGATCTGTCCTCCTTGTCGCGGGGTGTGCAACTGCAGCTACTGCCGCCGGCAGGACGGGCGCTGTGCCACGGGCGTGCTCATCCACTTGGCCAAGTTCTACGGCTACAACAACGTCAAGGAGTACCTGGAAAG TTTACAAAAACAACTGGTGGATGACAATTGA